The genomic DNA TGCTGCCGGCGCACGAGAATCTGGTGCGCGAACACCAGCGCGAATACGACTACATGCTGGCCGGGGCGTTCGAGCTGATCGAAGCGCGGCGCGACCAGTACCGCGCCTATCGCGACTATCTCGCCGCCGTCGCCGAGCACCTGCTCGCCGGCATCGATCTGTCGCGCGCCGTCGGGACCGATCTCGGTGCCGCTGTGGGCGATGCCTTGCCTGATCCCGACCTGCCGGGCGCCGCGCCCGCAAGCGACGCGGTCGATCATTCCTCGCACACCCATGGAGACACGCCATGACCCTGTCCCGACGCGACTGGTTGATGGGCGCGGGCGCACTCGCCGCCGGCACGCTCGTCAGCACGCCTGAAGCCCTGCGCGCCGCCGAAGCGGCCGCGATGCAACCCGCACGCAGTGGCCGCATCCACACGCCGAACGGCTGGACCCTGCCGCACCGCATGAACAACGGCGTCAAGGAATTCCATCTCGTCGCCGAAGCGATCGAGCACGAGTTCGCACCGGGCACGAAGGCGAAGCTGTGGGGCTACAACGGCAGCACGCTCGGCCCGACGATCGAAGCGGTGGAAGGTGACCGCGTGCGCATCTTCGTGACCAACCGCCTGCCCGAGCACACCTCGATCCACTGGCACGGCCTGCTGCTGCCCTGTGGCATGGACGGCGTCAGCGGCTTGACCCAGCCGTCGATCCAGCCCGGCGAAACCTACGCCTACGAGTTCACGCTGCGCCAGCACGGCACGCATCTGTATCACCCGCATGCCGACGAGATGGTGCAGCTCGCGCTCGGCATGATGGGTTTCTTCATCATCCATCCGCGCGGCGCCGCCCAGGTCGATCGCGACTTCGCGGTGCTGCTGCACCAGTTCGCGCTGCATCCGGGCACCACGCGTCCGGATCCGAACGTGATGCTCGATGCCTCGCAGTGGACGATGAACAGCAAAGTCTTCCCGGCCATCGAGCCGCTGATCTGCGCGGCGGGCGAACGCGTGCGCATCCGCGTCGCCAACCTGTCGATGTGGAACCACCCGATCCACCTGCACGGCCACCAGTTCGAAGTCACCGGTTCGGATGGCGGGCGTTGGCCGAAGACGCTGTGGCGGCGCGAGGTCACCGAAATTGTCGGCGTCGGCCAATGTCGCGATATCGAGTTCGATGCGGTCGAAGGCGACTGGGCCTTCCACTGCCACATGAGCCATCACACGATGGGGCCGATGGGCCACGACGTGCCGAATACGCTCGGCGTTGATCAAAAGGGTGTCGAGGAGCGCATCCGCGAACATCTGCCGGGCTACATGGCGATGGGTGAGTCCGGCATGGCCGAACACCAGATGCACACCGACATGGGCCACATGCAGGGGCCGTACAACACGCTGCCGATGATGATGGGCAAGGGCCCGTTCGGGCGTCTCGAAATGGGCGGCATGTTCAACGTCGTGAAGGTGCGCAAGGGCATTGCGACCAACGACTTCCGCGATCCGGGCTGGTTCGACCACCCGAAGCACACGGTCGCCGCAAAGGTCAGCAGCGACCCGGATTTCGGCAGTCCGGTGCGGCGTTGACCCTGCGGATGTAGGTGCGCCGCACGCGGCGCTCCTACGCCGGGTTCTATTCGAAGCCGTTGCGATAGACCGGGTCACCGCCGCTGTCGTTGTCGGTGATCGTGCCGACCGCCTGACCGTCGCCGATGGTCGACGAACTGGTGGCGCTGAGCGTCACCGCGAACTGTTCGTCGAATTCGTCGATCAGTTCGCCGACGATCGGGATGTTGAGGGTGCCCGTGGTGGCGCCGGCGGCGATGGTCGCGCTGCCGCCGGTGCCGATGTAGTCGGTGATTGCGGTCGCATCAAGCGGCGCGGTGGCGTAATTCACGATGACGTCAGCGCCGACGCTGTTGGCGATCGAGATCGTGAAGGCCATGTTCGCGAGTCCGACATCGCCCTCGGTCAACGAGGCATCCGCGATCGAGACAGCCGGGCCGTTATCGTCATTGCCGATGGTGCCGGTCGCGCTGGCGTCGATGATCGAATAGCCGGCGGTCGGGTTGGTCAGGTTCACCGAGAGGGTTTCATCGGCCTCGAAGGTCGTGTCGCCGATTCGGCTGACATCGAAGTCGATGCTGCTGACGCCGGTCGTGAAGGTCAGCGCCAGCGATCGCGACTGGTAGTCGCTGTTGGCGAGCGTCGCGGTACCGTCGGCGGTGCTGGCAGTCACCGTGATCGATGGCTGGCTCGGGTTCGACAGCGTGACCACGAAGCGGGTCGGATTGACGCCGTTTTCGGGCTGGATCGGCGCATCGGCGATGCTGATCGTCGGGGTCGGATCGTTGTCGTTGATGCTGCCGGTGCCGCTGCTGTCGCCAATCGTGGCGTTCGCCGCAGCACTCAGGTTCAGCGCAAAAGTCTCGGCCGCGCCGGGCTCATCGAGATTGTCGTCGGTGGTGTTCACCACGACGTTCTGGGTCAGCGCACTGCCGGCGGTGAAGGTCAGGGTCGCCGCGCTCAAGCTGGTGAAGTCGCCCGAGGTCGCGGTGCCATTGGCGGTGGCGCGCGAGACGGTGACGGTGCGGCTGTTCGGGTTCGACAGGGTCACGACGAAGGTGATCGGGCTGCCCTCGCTGACTGCGGCCGGATCATTCACGGTGATCGTGGTGGTGTCGTCGTCGGTGATGGTGCCGGTGGCCTGCGCGTCGCTGATCGTGTAGCCGGCGGAAGGCGAGGTGAGGTTCACGACGAAGGTCTCGTCGAGCTCGTCGATGTTGTCGTTGTTGACGGTGACGTTGAGCGTGGCCGTCGTCGAACCGTCCGCGAAGTTGACGGTCTGGCTGGCGACATTGGTGTAGTCCGTGCCGCCACCGGTCGCCGTGCCCGCGGCCGTGGTCGCGACGACACTGGCGGCACCCGAGCTGTTCGAACGCGTCAACGTGAAATTCATCGGCGACGTCGCCTCGCCCAAGGTCCGGTCCGCGATCGAGATCGTTCCGCCCGAACCGGTGGTGAAGCAGCCCTGATTGACGTTGAGCGTGATGAATGGCGAAAGGTAGGTCACATGAGCGGTGGCGAATACCGCCGAGTTGCTGCAGCCGCCCAGCAAGTGGCAATAGCTCATGATGGTGCCGCGAACACCGGTGACGCCATTGATGGTCTGTGATGACGGGCAGGCAGTCGCGCCGCCATAGCAGCCAAATGGCGCCGGGCCCGCTTCGCCGTTGTAACAAGTGTCGATGGTGTTGGTTGTCGCTGCCGGATTGCCGTCACCCGTGACGGCATCGCTGCAGTGCGTGTGATTCGCGCCGAAGTTGTGGCCGAGTTCGTGTCCAATGAACTTCGCATCATTGGGAGTTGCACTGGTGGTATTGGTCTGCGTCTGGTTGACGCTGTAGTGGCCGAATGTGCAAGTCCCGTCAGTGCAGCCACCGAACGTCTGTCCTTTGGCATTGCAGTAGTTCCGGTTGTCGAGCACCCAGGCGATTCCGGAGAAGCAGCCGGTGCAGTCGAGTTTTCCCGACATTTGGGCAGCGAAAGCGCGGTTGAGGGCTGCGTTGTTGGCTGCCCATACCTCGCCGAACTCGTCCAGCTGATCATTGATGTCCGTTCCATCGGAAGGGAACGGGTCGCTGCCGGTGCGCCAGAACACGTCGCCCACAAGCAAGGTCACGTCGAGATCGCGTTCGTAGATGGCGTTCAATTGGGTGAACAACGAGGTCAGCCAGTTCGTCGCATTCGTCGTGTTGTTCGCAAATCGTTCGCTCATGAACTCGATGTCGGAATCAATTGCGACTCGAGCCGAACGCGATGCGGCGAGCAGGATCTTGTCGGCCGGATCGGCTTCAGCAAATGCGGAGTCGACGTCGGCTTGCGACGGAAGTTGCATGCGCGACGCAGCCAGATCGTTGAAACAGGAACCCGCAAATTTCTGGCCATCAGCCTCAGGCTCGGACGCATCCTTGGCACCGATCTGCATGACACCGTTGCGTGTATTGCCTTCGATGGCAATCAAGCGCCCGTTGTCGGCAATGCTGCCACCCTCGATGCGGCCACCATCCGCGGAAATGACGAGTCCCAGGTAGGGGGCGGCGGTCTCGGAGTCGTCCGCAATGAACGACCGCATCGTGCCCCTTGGAACGTCGCGCTCGACACCGTTGTCCACGTGACGTATGCGCGCATCGGCCGCAAAGACCTCAATGCGCTTGAGGCGCACCGTGGCCGTGGTGTTCAGGTCCACCGGGATCCCGGATACCTCGACGGTGCCACCGACCGGCACCTTGAGCATCGCATCGACATCGGACCCGGAGAGCTGAGCGCATTCGCCGCCCAACGACATCAGCAGCAGGAGAGGCAAATATCGGCGCAGCTTCATCGGTTCACTCCACGCGGCCCGTCGCTGGCCGTTCCGGTTGGGGACCGAGTATAGGCAAGCGCGCGTTGCCGTTCCGTGTGGCGGACGCCAGTTGCCGCAACGGCACGCCGGCACCGACCGGCGGCGCTCAGAAGTCGAGGGTTTCGAAGCCGTTCTGCAGGATCACCTCGGCCAGGCCGCCGTACAGCGAGAACGGAAAGGTGTTGTTCGCGAGATTGCTGTCCGGCGTCGCTCCCGAGGCCACCACGCCGCTCATCGTCCGAAAGCCCAGGTACTTGTCTAGGATCACCGAACAGACGATCGCCGATCCCGAGGCCAGCGTCGCCTGCGGGCTGCTCGGACTGCAGACGATGCTCGCGTTCAGGCCGGCAGGCACATCGGCGAATCCGCAGCTCACGTTGCTGGCGGTGTTCGGGCCATTGTTGGCGCAGCGGATGGTGTAACTCACCCGGCCCGGTGGCGGCGGGGGCGGCGGCAGTTGCTGCGACACCTGCAGATCGGTGCTCGGGGTCGGACTGGTCGCCGACACCAGCAGGCCGAGGTACGGGAAGGCCCATGGATCAATGCCATCGCCCTGGACCGAATGCACCGTGCCGTAGAAGCGGTCGGCCTCGACGCCGTTGTTGCCGCTCATCGTGCGGTTCGCGACCAGCGGGATCAGGAACTCGTAGCCGGCCTGGCTGCCCAATGGCCACGACGTCGCGCCGGAATTGTTCGGATCGCGGCGATCGAGCTGGTAGGCATTGCCGCCCGGCACCGGGACGATGGCGTAAGGATTGGCTCCGGCCGCAGGTTGCGGACAGCCGGTGACGCGCAGGTTCGCGCCGAACGAGATGTCGGTGATGACCGCATTGGTGAATTCGATCCAGCCGCCGGTCCCGCTCATCGCCCGATAGAAGCAACGCACCGGAGCGCTCGCATTGACGTAGACCGACGCACCCGATGGCGGCACGAACCCGACGGCCATCAGCCGCCCGACGCTGGGCGAGGCGATGCCTTCCATGCGCAGGCTGACGTAGAACGGCTGGTTCACGCTCGGCTGCGGCGGGCTCGGGATGTAGGCCTGCGACACGAAGTAGCCGGTGCCGTTGGGCGTGTAGCCGAGCGTGAAATCGTAGGCGGGCGTGTAGATCAGCGGCCCGGCGCGCCATTGCACCTGGGCGGCCAGCGGCATGGCGACCAGCACGGTCAGGGCGGCGAGCAATCGGATCAGGCGGGACATGACGGCACCATCGTGGTCGAGGATATGCGCGGGTACGCAGGAAGGCGGCAAAACTCGTCAGGCCGCCCGACGCGGCTGGGGGAACCGGGCCGCGGCCGCGTCCTGAGGTGGAGTCGATGCCTGGGGGCGGGAATGCGTGCAAGTCTGGTCGGAATGTTGATCCTGGGTCTGTCGGGCGTGGCCGTCGCGGCGGCGCAGCGACCGCTCAACGTGGTCGTGATGGTCGAGCAGCCCA from Lysobacterales bacterium includes the following:
- a CDS encoding copper oxidase, which codes for MSRRDWLMGAGALAAGTLVSTPEALRAAEAAAMQPARSGRIHTPNGWTLPHRMNNGVKEFHLVAEAIEHEFAPGTKAKLWGYNGSTLGPTIEAVEGDRVRIFVTNRLPEHTSIHWHGLLLPCGMDGVSGLTQPSIQPGETYAYEFTLRQHGTHLYHPHADEMVQLALGMMGFFIIHPRGAAQVDRDFAVLLHQFALHPGTTRPDPNVMLDASQWTMNSKVFPAIEPLICAAGERVRIRVANLSMWNHPIHLHGHQFEVTGSDGGRWPKTLWRREVTEIVGVGQCRDIEFDAVEGDWAFHCHMSHHTMGPMGHDVPNTLGVDQKGVEERIREHLPGYMAMGESGMAEHQMHTDMGHMQGPYNTLPMMMGKGPFGRLEMGGMFNVVKVRKGIATNDFRDPGWFDHPKHTVAAKVSSDPDFGSPVRR